DNA from Methanothrix sp.:
GACGTACACTATCATTTCAGCCCGATCGCCTTCCTTGCTGCGATCACGGGATCGCCGTAGAAGATTGGGTCGACCCGCTCGGCGATATCTGCAGACACCTCCAGGAAGTGCATTTTGTTCTCGATCGGTATCAGCGCGCACCTGGCGCCGTTGTCCATTCCCAGCTGAAGGGGCTCAGCCAGTGAGCGGACGGCCTTGCTGTGAACTCTTGATATTTCATCTCATGGTTCCCTATAACTCCATGGCATAACTTTTATCTCATGCTTCTCGCATCTGGAAGCGATGGTCACCTACACGCTCGAGAATGTCACTGTTTACCCAGCTGCTGTCGTCAATGACACTATAGAAACAATAGCAGCGCAGAGCAGCAACAGTTCCCTCACAGTGCTCTACAGCGCCGTGAGCAGGATAGATCCCATAGCTCTCATCACAAACCTTGTAATAATAATTATAATTCTTATCGGAACACAGATCGCCGCAAAGATCGCGGATCAAATGCTTCAGAGGTACTTTTTGAGCTTTGCTGACAGGATGTTGAAGAACAACATACTCAGAGCGGAGCATGTCGAGGAGGAGCGGACCAGGACATTTCATATAATAATAAGAAGGATCGTGGTTGCGGCGATCTACCTGGCCGGCATTGCTCTGGTCATACTCCAGATCCCGCAGCTTTACAGGATAGCAGTCGCGTTGCTCGCCGGCGCCGGCCTGGCAGGCTTGGCGATAGGCTTCGCAGCAAAGGATGCTCTTTCAAACCTGATATCGGGACTGTTCATAGCGGTCTTCCAGCCGATACGCGTCGGCGATTACGTCACCTTCCGCAACGACTATGGGTACGTGGAGGATATCACCCTGAGACACACAGTCATATGCACCTGGGATAAAAGGAGGATTGTGGTTCCGAACAGCGTGATCTCCACAGAGGTCATAGTGAACTGGTCCATGCGGGATCCGGTGTCGGTATGGACGGTAGATTTCCTGATACAGGATGCATCGAAG
Protein-coding regions in this window:
- a CDS encoding mechanosensitive ion channel; its protein translation is MVTYTLENVTVYPAAVVNDTIETIAAQSSNSSLTVLYSAVSRIDPIALITNLVIIIIILIGTQIAAKIADQMLQRYFLSFADRMLKNNILRAEHVEEERTRTFHIIIRRIVVAAIYLAGIALVILQIPQLYRIAVALLAGAGLAGLAIGFAAKDALSNLISGLFIAVFQPIRVGDYVTFRNDYGYVEDITLRHTVICTWDKRRIVVPNSVISTEVIVNWSMRDPVSVWTVDFLIQDASKIDRAKSIVLEIARSQPHVLKEMEIKVLLVESSKDGNRLRLYFNSPNRDLAFDTGCQILEEAKKIFLREGIS